The window TACCTTTAACTACTATTCTATCTCCCTCTTTTATACTATCAGAAGAAATTTCAGTATATGGAAGATTAGTAGCTCCTGTTTTTACTTCTACTCTTTTTGCTACTCCATCTTCTACTTTAAATACATAACTTAACAGATTTCTTACAAATATTGCTTCATCTGAAACTGATAATACATTTATTTCTCCTACTGGAATAGTAACATATGAATACATTCCATCTTTTATAGCTTTTTCAGGATTATCAATTGCAATTTTTACCATAAACTTTTTAGTTGCAGAGTCTGCTATTGGATTTATCTCTGTTATTTTTCCAACAAATTTCTTTCCTAATGCTCCTACTTCCACTTCTAATTCCTGTCCAGTTTTTATTTGAGTAAGCCATTCTGCTGGAAACCCTACATAAGTTTCCATAGAGCTGTCATTTACTACTGTAAAGATGATATCACTTGCAGCTATTTCATTTCCTTCTTTTCCAAAAAGATTTCCAATAACACCATCTATTTCTGCTTTTCTAAATAACTTATTGTAATCACTTTTTGCATTTTCATAAGATGCCTTAGCTGCCTCATAGTTTCCCTTTGCTCCTACATAAGTATTCTCATATCCTACATATTCAAGATAAGATACCAGCTCTTTCTGATAAAGGTTTTTAAACTTGTCATAGTTGCTCTTTGCAATATTAAGTGAAGACAGTGCAGATGTATAATTTGCTTTTGCTGTAAAATAGCTCGATTCTGTTGCTGCATCTGAAAGTTCCATTACAAGCTCTCCTTTTTTTACAGTATCTCCATTTCTTTTAAGTATCTTCTCTATTGTTCCACCTTTTTCTGTTTTATGATTAACCTTATTCTTAGGCTCTAACACAGCATCTGATTTAAATACTTGATTCATTTTTCTCATTGCTGCAGGTTCTGTAATGACATATTTAACTTTCTTTTCTACTACTTCCTCCTCTTTTTTTCCACAACCTGCCATAACCAATATTAAAAGCAGTATCAAATATCCTGTTTTTTTCATTTCTATTCCTCCTAAAATTCCTGGTAGTTAATTCTAAACTTGATATATGAGCAAATTTAAAAAAGTTTTAAAAGATACTAAATTACCTTATAAAACTTTCCTAAAATTATAAGTAATTATTCAAGTAAATAATTTATTATATATTAAATAAGTAGTGATCTGTATTTTTCAAATGCATACAAATAATCTATCACTATCTGATTATATGCTACTGTTGCTTCTCTCACCTGTGATTCAGATAATAGATAATCTACTGTTGAAATCAATCCTGCATCATATCTTTCTTGATCCATTTTAAAGTTCTCTACTGCCGCCTCCATTGCTCTTTCTTTAGAATCTCTTTCCTTTTCCATTCTTATCAACTCTAAATAAGCATCAGTCACATTTATATCAATACTGTCCTTAGATATCTTCTCTCTCAGCATTTCCTGTTCTTTTCCTATTGCAGCTACTCTATAGCTGTCATAATTCTTTCCAAACTCAAATACATTCCATTTTATCTCTACTCCACCTCTCCATTCTGCTTCATCTATTGTTGGATTATATTTTGTTCTTTCTGATGTTCCATAACTTGCAAAGGCATTTACCTTAGGAAGCATATCTGCTCTTGAAACTATTTTTGAAGCATCTGCTGCTTCTACATAATTTTTAGCTACTAATGCATTTATACTTTCGTTCATAGCCTGATCTAAATCATTTTTGAAATTTATATTTCTGCTCAAGTACATAGGAACTTCAAATTCTACAACTGTCACCTCTTCATGTTTTGGAATTCCTGTTTTTATTTTAAGGTTTTCTTTTTCGATAGTTATTCCATTTTTAGTTCCAATAATTTGTGATTCAACCTCTAAAAGAGAGTATTCAGTTTTTAATAAATCTGTTTTTGTTATAAGCCTTAAATCCAACTGGGCTTTTTGTTTATTATATCTAGCTTGAAGTTCTTTTTTAGAAGATTCTAATGCTTCTAAATCTTTTTGATATTTAACAATGTTAGAATAATTTTGAATAGTTCTAAGTCTTGTATCTCTTCTTTCTCCTAAATATAATAGATTAGCTATACTTTTATATGCTTTAGCTCCTTTTATTCCACCTAAAACTGCTCCTCCTTGGAATAGTGGCTGTGATATTGATATAGTTTGTGTATACCCACCTTTTCTTTCTACTTGATCTTCCCAACCATGTCTATACATTTTACGCTCATATTCCCCTCTAGTATATGTTCCACTATATACAACACTTGGCAGAGCATCTTTAAATGCAATGCCTACTTTTAATTTTGACACTTCAACATCTTTTTCTGAAATCTTTATTTCCTTGCTGTTTTCCAGTGACATTTGTATAGCTTGATCTAGAGTAATTTCTCTAGCAAACACTGAACTACTTAATATTAAAAGTAATCCTAATATTTTTTTCATTGTTACCTCCTGAATATACATAAATTAATAATTAATTTTCAAAATTATTTTAATATTTTTAAAATACATCCATAAATAAAATTTATTCCTTCTTCAAGCTTTTCATTATTCATCTTT of the Fusobacterium sp. genome contains:
- a CDS encoding efflux RND transporter periplasmic adaptor subunit encodes the protein MKKTGYLILLLILVMAGCGKKEEEVVEKKVKYVITEPAAMRKMNQVFKSDAVLEPKNKVNHKTEKGGTIEKILKRNGDTVKKGELVMELSDAATESSYFTAKANYTSALSSLNIAKSNYDKFKNLYQKELVSYLEYVGYENTYVGAKGNYEAAKASYENAKSDYNKLFRKAEIDGVIGNLFGKEGNEIAASDIIFTVVNDSSMETYVGFPAEWLTQIKTGQELEVEVGALGKKFVGKITEINPIADSATKKFMVKIAIDNPEKAIKDGMYSYVTIPVGEINVLSVSDEAIFVRNLLSYVFKVEDGVAKRVEVKTGATNLPYTEISSDSIKEGDRIVVKGIFGLEEGNEVEENTEAK
- a CDS encoding TolC family protein is translated as MKKILGLLLILSSSVFAREITLDQAIQMSLENSKEIKISEKDVEVSKLKVGIAFKDALPSVVYSGTYTRGEYERKMYRHGWEDQVERKGGYTQTISISQPLFQGGAVLGGIKGAKAYKSIANLLYLGERRDTRLRTIQNYSNIVKYQKDLEALESSKKELQARYNKQKAQLDLRLITKTDLLKTEYSLLEVESQIIGTKNGITIEKENLKIKTGIPKHEEVTVVEFEVPMYLSRNINFKNDLDQAMNESINALVAKNYVEAADASKIVSRADMLPKVNAFASYGTSERTKYNPTIDEAEWRGGVEIKWNVFEFGKNYDSYRVAAIGKEQEMLREKISKDSIDINVTDAYLELIRMEKERDSKERAMEAAVENFKMDQERYDAGLISTVDYLLSESQVREATVAYNQIVIDYLYAFEKYRSLLI